The Deinococcus puniceus genome segment CGTGAGGCAGAAGCGGTCTAAGCCTCTGAGGGGCGGGACGCGTGAGGCACTGAGGTCAATCAGAAGCAGTCAGGGACAACCCACTCACAGCCCACCTGCTGCCATTTCCACCGCCCGCATCAGTGCCGCCGCTTTGCTGCGCGTTTCCTGCTCTTCGCTGGCGGGATCGCTGTCGGCCACGATTCCGGCTCCGGCCTGAATATGCACTTTGCCGCCCGCAATGACCATCGTTCTGAGGGTCAGGGCCATATCCAAACTGCCGTCGAAGGCGATGTAGCCGAAAGAACCGCCATACGGCCCGCGCCGGGTGGGTTCGAGTTCGTCGATAATTTGCATGGCCCGGATTTTGGGTGCGCCCGACACGGTGCCCATCGGCAGCACGCTGGCAAGCGCGTTCAGCGGGGTTTGGCCTTCGCGGAGCTGCCCCGTTACGGTAGATACGATGTGCATCACATGGCTGTACTTCTCGATAGAAAAGGCGTTCTGCACGCGCACGCTGCCGTAAGTGCTGACGCGGCCAATGTCGTTGCGGCCCAAGTCCACCAGCATCAGGTGTTCGGCGCGTTCCTTTTCGTCGGCCAGCAACTCGGCGGCGAGGGCGGCGTCCTGCTCGTCGGTTTGGCCGCGTACCCGCGTACCCGCGATGGGCCGCGTGATGATGGTTTGGCCGTCGCTTCTGAGCAGGCTTTCGGGGCTGCTGGCCACAAGGGTCACGTCTCCAAGCGCCAAATAGCCTAAGTAGGGGCTGGGATTCACGCGGCGCAGCGCCCGGTACAGTGCGAAGGGATGCACGGTCAGGTCAGCGCTAAACCGTTGCGAGGGCACCACCTGAAAGATGTCTCCGGCGCGGATGTATTCCAACGCCTGCTCTACGGCGTCCATGTACCCCTGCGGCGTGAAGTTGCTGGAAAACTGGGGGGCTTGGGTGGCTTCCGTACCGGGAATCTCGGCGGGCAGCGGCCCACGCAGCTTCACCGAGAGGGCGTCGGCCTGCGCTTCGGCCTCTTCCTGCGCCTCAGCTGTTGCCACTGCCAACAAACGGTGCCGCAAGTGGTCATAAATCACCATGCCACGCGGCGCTATAAACAGGACGTCGGGCACTTGCAATTCGTCGGGGTTGGTGTCGGGCAGGCGTTCGTAGGCCCGGACGATGTCGTAAGAAGCATAGCCCACCGCGCCGCCGATCAGGGCAGGGAGTCCGGCGGGAATGGTCACGGGTCGCGTCACCGAATGGTACAGGCGGGCCAGCGGATCAGCCTCCGCGCCCTCGTAGTCACCAAATGCGCCCGTACTCTTCACCTGTCCGGCATGGTACTCAAAGCGCCCGCTTTCGCCCACGCCAATAAATGAATAGCGGCCCAGTTTCTCGCCCGCCTCCACACTCTCCAGCAAAAAGCTGACGCGCTCGCCCTGCGCTACCTTCAAGTAGGCGGTCACGGGGGTGTCCAGATCGGCATTCAGTTCGCGCACGGCCACAGTCAGGGCGGTGCGTGGGGCAGGGACGGAAGGTGCAGTCATAGGGCTCCTTGGATGGGGGAAAGGATCAACAGAGAACGCGCCCAGTGGATTGATCTCCACTTGGGCGCGTTGCAGTCGGCAAAAAAGGACAGCGCGGCTTAAGCCCAAGCAGAGCTGGGCCACCACCACGCACCGAGTACGGTCATGGGTGCATAGTAGCGCGGCGAGGGCCAGAGCGGGAAGGCGTGTTTGGGCACGTTGCCCATCCCCAAAACGCTCATCCCCCCGGCTGATTAGAAGCCACGTAAAACAGCAATCCAATCAGGATCACGTCGAAGGCCCAACTGGCCGGACGGCGCAGGTCGGGGTTACGGCGCGAGCGGAGAAACTGCACGCCCAAGCGTCCGATCAGAAGCACGATGACCAGATAAGGGCTGGGCGTGGGGCCGCCCAGCAGCGGAAGCAGCAGCGCAAAAGCCACCAGCCCCAGCAGCACGAAACTGGCGACGGTTAGGGCGTCGGGGCGTGAGGGTGTGGGCGGTGGCTCAGACGGGTTCAATGGAGGTGACCTGCAAGGATTTGGGCAGCATGGCTTCGATATCTACGGCTTTTTGCACCGCGCCCCTGCTTTTCAGGGCAGTGGTCGTCACGGCGGCAGCTTCCACGGGTTCGAGCACCAGCACGCTCGTAGGCGGCAGGCTCAGGCGCAGATGGTGGCTCTGGCCGTTCCACGCTTCGGCTTTAGCGCTCAGGTCGGGTTGCTGCGTGCCGAAGCCGCCGTATTCGCCGTCATCGGTACTCAGCAGCACGCGGTATTCCCCGGCTTCGGGCACGCCCACCGGGTACAGGTCGCGGTACACGGGCGTCATGTTCGCCACCACCAGAGACCACGCCCCGCTGCCCGGATCGCGGCGAACATAGGCGTATACGCTGTTTTCCACGTCATCGGCGCTGATCCACTGCAACCCTTCGTCCAGCGTATCGCCCGCGTGCCAGTCGGTGCGGCCCACGTACAGTTCGTTCAGGCGGCGCACCAGATTCATGATGCCCCGGTGATCGGGTACATCGGCCAGATACCAGGGCAGGCCTGCATCATGGTTCCATTCGGTGGGCTGAGCAAATTCCTGTCCCATAAACAGCAGTTTCTTGCCCGGAGTCGTCCACATCATCGCCAAAAAGGCGCGGTAATTGGCCCGCTGCATGTACCAGTCGCCGGGCATTTTCGCCACCAGCGACTTCTTCAGATGCACCACTTCGTCGTGGCTGATGGCCAGCACATAGTTTTCACTGGTGCGGTAAGCATTGAAGAAAGTCAGGGCGTGGTGGTGGTACTTGCGCCACAACGGGTCTTCTTCAAAGTAACGCAGCGTGTCGTTCATCCAGCCCATCGCCCACTTGTAATCGAAGCCCAATCCGTGCGGAGAAGGCGTGGTGACGCCCGGAAAGCTGGTGCTTTCTTCGGCAATGATCATGCAACCGGGGGCCAAGTGGTGCGTCACTTCGTTCAAGCGCTTGAGGAAGGCAATCGCTTCTAGGTTTTCGCGGCCTCCGTGAATGTTAGGAATCCATTCGGTGCGCGAAAAGTCCAGATACAGCATAGAAGCCACCGCGTCTACCCGCAGGCCGTCCACATGGAAGTCTTGCAGCCATTTCAGGGCGCTGCCCACCAGGAACATCACGACTTCGTTGCGTCCATAATCGAAGATCAGGGTGTTCCAGTCGTTGTGGTAGCCCTTGCGCGGATCGGCGTACTCGAACAATGGCCCGCCGTCGAAATTGGCGAGGCCCGCCACATCGGTGGGAAAATGGCCTGGCACCCAGTCCAGAATCACGCCGATATTCAGCCCGTGCAGGTGATCCACGAGGTATTTGAAGTCTTCGGGGCTGCCCATGCGGCTGGTGGGCGCGTAATACCCCGTGACCTGATAGCCCCACGAGCCGTCGAACGGATGCTCCATGACGCCCAAGAGTTCCACGTGCGTATAACCCATATAGCTGGCGTATTCACCGAGGCGGTGGGCAAAATCGCGGTAATTCAGGAACCAGCCGTCGTCGCGCTTGGCCCACGAGGGCGCGTGAACCTCGTACACACTCACCGGGCGGTCAAAATTCTGGGTGCGGTTCTCCATCCACGCGCCGTCTGTCCAGTCGAAAGGCTGATCCCAAACAATCGAGCTGGTGCTGGGGCGTACTTCAAAAAAGGTGCCGTAAGGATCCATCTTGTCTTCGGTGAGGCCGCTGGCCCCGGTCACGCGGTACTTGTAGCGTTGGCCGTGCAGGGCGGCGGGCACGAACGCGCTCCAGAAGCCGAAATCAAGGCGCTGCATGGCGTTGTCGAAGCCGTTCCAGCCGTTGAAATCGCCCACCACACTCACATGCTGGGCGTTCGGTGCCCACACGCCGAAGCGCACGCCCGCCACGCCGTTTTCGGTGACTTGGTGTGCCCCCAACATCTGATCGGGGCGCACCAGATCGGAGGTCACCAGCTTTTGAAGATGGGCATGATCGAGGGGCAGGATTTGGCTCATAGAGGGAGTTTAGCGGGAAGCCCCCTCTCCAGAAGATGCGGCGTGCATACGTCCGGCAGTTATGAAGACTTTATGGAGGTGCCCCCCGTTCAGTTTTCCAGCACATTGCGCCGGAAGCGTTCCAGAATCGCCAGTCCTACCGCCCCGCTTTTTTCGGGGTGGAATTGCGTGGCGTGCAGATTGCCCACGCTGAACGCCGCCCAAAACGGCACGCCGTAGTCGGTCAGTGCGCCGTGATCGACCCGCACGGTGGCGGGCACGTAATAGCTATGCACAAAGTAGGCGTGAGCCGGAGCAGGTAACCCGCGCAGCAGGGCGCTGTCGCCCACGCTCCGCATCGAGTTCCAGCCCATCTGCGGCACTTTGCGCTCGGGCACGGCCTCAAATTTGCGAACTGTGCCGGGAATCAGGTTCAGGCCCGCCACGCCCGGCGCTTCCTCGGAATCAGTGAGCAGCATTTGCATGCCCACGCAGATGCCCAAAATGGGTGTGCCCGCGTGCGCGGCGGCCATCACGGGGGCGTGGAATCCGCTGCTCTCGAAGGCCTCCATCACTTGCCGGAAGTGGCCTTGTCCGGGCACCACCACCGCCCGCGCTCCCGGCACGTCGGCGGGATCGGCGCTGACCCGCACGCGCATTCCAGCCCGTGCCAGAGCTTTGGCAGCGCTGCGAACGTTACCTGCGCCGTAGTCGAGGAGCAAAACTTCTGGTTGGTCACTCATAGGCTTCCTTTCGTACTCGCCACTCCGTCCGACGTGACCTGTACAGCGTCGCGCAAGGCACGGGCAAAGGCTTTCATAATCGCCTCTATCACGTGGTGCGCCTCACGGCCTGCCAGCACGCGCACATGCAGGTTGGCCCCGGCGTGGTTGCAAAACCCCCGCAAAAACTCCCGCAGATGGTAGTGGCTCATACCGCCCGCCGTGCCCCACACGTCCAGCGTTTCGGGTTCGAAGGCGAGGTGGGCGCGGCCCGACAAGTCCAGCACCACATGAGCCAGTGTTTCGTCCATCGGCACGAAGGCGCTGCCGTAGCGCTCGATGCCTTTGCGGTCTCCAAGGGCCTGCGCCAACGCCTGCCCCAAGGTAATCCCGGTGTCCTCGATCAGGTGGTGAGGCTCAATGTGCAGGTCTCCGGTGGCCTGAACAGTCAGCCCGATGCGGGAATGCCGCGCCAGAGCGTCCAGCATATGGTCAAAAAACCCGTGCCCGGTGGCGGGCGGCGGATAAGAAACACTGTCCAGATCAAGGTTGACCGTGATGTCGGTTTCGCTGGTGCGGCGGTTGATGCTGCCCCTGCGGCCAGAAGCGCTGGAGGAAGGAGTGGGGGTGGCCGGGTGGCTCATACCTCTATGCTACGGCGGAACGGGGAGCGTGTGCGGGCCGAAACATGGACAGCTCTGAGCATTGGAGAGAAGAAAGGGGTGTGTTTCCCTCGCCCTTTGTGGCCGAGGGCTTCGCAGAGCGAGGGGGCCACATTTCTTGCATGACACATACTCTGTGTTGCGGCGAGCCTGATATGGAATCAGCCAAACTGCCCGAAGACAATTTGGCTGATGCTGGCGCTAGGGTACTTAGGACAGTTCGCGCAGGCCGCTTTCTTTGAATATGGTGCTGCCGATCAGCGCGGCGCAGGCGGGCCAGTTGCCGTCGTCAGGGGCAGGCTGCCCAGTCAGGCGCGACTCCAGAATCTGCACGAGGCGGGCCGCCTCTTGGCGCTCGTCCTCACTGGCATCGGCCAGCACGTGGGCATGACGCAGCACCAGCGCGGCTTCTTGAGTATTGTCTCGGTTTTCGATCACTTCTTTCAGCAGGGCAATATACAGCGCGGCGGCGTTGTCGAAATACAAGTACACCGTGCCTTTGCTCAGGCCTGCTTCACGGGCGGCGGCGTTGACACTCCAGCCCTCAGCGTGATGCAGCGAGGCAAGTGTCGCGTCGAGAAGGCGAGTTCGCATGGCGGCTTTGGCCTGTGGAGAACGGGCGCGGGTACGTTTGGAGCGTTCTTCTGTCATGACATCGGATATTTTCATATTAGACCGCCTTTCTGCTGAACAGCATTTCATTTTTTCAGCTGAACAATGGGTGACTTAGTTCTATGGGTCAATTCTGCGCCTTGAAATCGAAAATAGCTATACCATGTAGATGAAGTCAAATTTAGATCAGAACTTCATCGCCAGTAGGAAATTTCACACAATCAAGGATCGGGATGGTCAGTTTTCAGCGATCTAGTGACTGTAATGCACTTCGCGTCAGATACAGCCCCGCGCCGTCCTATTAGAACGCTCGGTACTGAAACTGACTGGTACGTCCTTACTTTTCAGGGTCACAAGCCTGAAGCTGACCTACATCGAACAACTAGTAGACCGTTCATGAAGCATTCTTTACAGCACAACAGTTGTAACTGGCCTCTCTCATCTTGACAACTTTACGAAACCATGCCAGTGAAATATTCCACATAGATATTTATACTGAACTGGGCAATGCGCCGACCTTCGACAGAAGAACCACTGCGATTGCCGAGCTATATCGATTCAAAAATGTGCGGCCCGCTACAATGAATGGAACGATTTGCCTATCTGCTCTCAAAAGCCTTGGCCCAGTGTAAAAGCACACACTTACGCCAACTGTATAAGAATTTGTTCCTATTACAAAACATCAAGCCTCTGTCTTACTTTATCGGATTTTATGCATCACAGCTTCATCACAACCCTGCGTACTCTGCTCTCGACTAATTTTCTTACGCCAATTATAACCGATACTTCCTTATATTTGACTCCTCTTTCTGGACATAACGCTTCATATGAAATGTCACAGGTTACGTTTGTTAAGTTGTCTAGCTGTTTGTAACAGTCGGCCAATTCTAAACGTGATAGACCTCCCGCGTCGGCATAATTCAACGGTTCCACCCGCATTCCATCTACCTTTTGGAGGTTTTGTGATGGCACGTCTGACCCCTATTGTTTCGGCTGGTACCTTGGCACTCACCCTTTTGCTCGCCTCCTGCGGTTCCCAGCCCACCGAAACTGCACTCGCCGCGCCTGATGCAGCGCAGGCCGCTGGCCCTGACCGTGCGGCCCGTATCGAAGCGCCCCTGCTCGGCACGGCCAACCCAGACGCCATTCCCGGCCAGTACATCGTGGTGATGAGTGAGGGCAGCGTCAGCGGCCTAAGTGCCCAAGGCCTGAGCGCCCAGAATGCCGGAAGCCTGATTCGTGCCTTGTCACTCGATCCGCAGGGCGTGACGGTACAGCAGGTGTACACGCAGGCCATCGAGGGCTTTGCGGGCAAGCTGAGCGCCCAGAACCTCCAGACGTTGCGGGCTGATCCCCGCGTGAAATACATCGAGCAGGACGGCGTGATGCGGGCCAACGCCACCCAGACGGGCGCGACGTGGGGCCTTGACCGCATCGATCAGCGTGACCTGCCCCTGAACGGCAGCTACAGCTACACGCCCACCGGCAGCGGCGTCACGGCCTACATCATCGATACGGGCATCAATATCGGGCATACCAATTTTGGCGGGCGGGCAGTGTGGGGCACCAATACCACCGGCGACGGCAACAACTCGGATTGTCAGGGACACGGCACACACGTGGCCGGAACGGTAGGCAGCGCAACTTGGGGCGTGGCTAAGGCCGTGAAACTCGTGGCCGTGAAAGTGCTGGACTGCGCTGGCAGCGGCAGCAATTCGGGCGTCATCGCGGGCATCAACTGGGCTGTAAGTAACAAGACCGGGCCAGCCGTTGCCAACATGAGCCTCGGCGGGGGCGCGAGCCAAGCCGTAGACGACGCCGTGAACTCGGCTTCCTCGCGCAACCTCGTGATGGTGGTGGCCGCCGGAAACGAGAACCAGAACGCCTGCAACGTCAGCCCTGCACGTGCCGCCAGCGCCATCACGGTAGGTTCCACCACCCGCACCGACGCCCGCAGTTCTTTCAGCAACTTCGGCTCCTGCGTCGATATTTTTGCGCCCGGCAGCGACATCACCAGCACGTGGATCGGCAGCACCACCGCCACCAATACCATCAGCGGCACCAGCATGGCCAGCCCGCATGTGGCTGGAGCGGTAGCCCTGCTGCTGCAAGGCACGCCCAGTGGCAGCAGCAGCGCCATCACGTCTAGCCTGATCAGCGCCAGCACCCCCAACAAGGTCACGGGTGCGGGCACGGGCAGCCCCAACCGCCTGCTGTTTACGGGAACGGGCGGCACCACGCCTCCGCCCACCGGCACGACCACCACCTACACAGGCAGCGTCAGCAACCGCACCAGCAGCTACAAACCAGGCACGGGCGGCTTCAGCTACGCGGGCGGCACCCTCAAGGGCAACCTGAGCGCGGCCAGCGGCACCGATTTCGACCTGTTCCTGCAAAAATACAACGGCAGTGCGTGGGCCGATGTGGCCAGCAGCGAGGGCAGCAGCAGCACCGAAGCCATCAGCTACGCGGCGGGCAGCGGCACCTACCGCTGGGAAGTGTACGCCTACAGCGGCAGCGGCAATTACACGCTGGTAGAAACCAAGTAAAGCTGAGGCGGGCTGACAGAGAAGCGCACAGTCAGCCCGTTCGACTTGCAGCTCTGTGCATGTTCGTACCGAAAAGCATGGGCCGGGCAGCCGCGCGAGTGTTGCTCAGCCCAGCATCCCCTTAACCCTGCCACCCCAAGCATCAGGAGAACCCATGATCCGTCCCACGTTGCCCCGCCTGATTTCCCTCATCGCCCTCGGCTCCTTGGCTCTGACGGCCTGCAACACGGCCAGCGTGGTTCCCGCCGTGGCCCTAGACGCGCCCGCCGAATCACAAACTGTAACGGGCACCGAATTGGCCTTTTCAGGGCTTCAGCCCCAAATCGTGTATGGCACGGTCACCAGCGTGTCCACTCGGCCCTATCAGGTCAGCGTTACGCCTTCCAGTTCGTTGGCGGGCGGCTGGTGCGGGGGCGTCCTCATCAGCAAAGACTGGGTGCTGACCGCCGCTCACTGTGTCGAGGGCCAATCGACGGCCAGCATGCGGGTGCGGGCCGGAATCAATGACCTGACCACCAGCAGCGGGCAACTCAAGTCGGCTTCGCGCATCATCTTGTATCC includes the following:
- the trpE gene encoding anthranilate synthase component I, giving the protein MTAPSVPAPRTALTVAVRELNADLDTPVTAYLKVAQGERVSFLLESVEAGEKLGRYSFIGVGESGRFEYHAGQVKSTGAFGDYEGAEADPLARLYHSVTRPVTIPAGLPALIGGAVGYASYDIVRAYERLPDTNPDELQVPDVLFIAPRGMVIYDHLRHRLLAVATAEAQEEAEAQADALSVKLRGPLPAEIPGTEATQAPQFSSNFTPQGYMDAVEQALEYIRAGDIFQVVPSQRFSADLTVHPFALYRALRRVNPSPYLGYLALGDVTLVASSPESLLRSDGQTIITRPIAGTRVRGQTDEQDAALAAELLADEKERAEHLMLVDLGRNDIGRVSTYGSVRVQNAFSIEKYSHVMHIVSTVTGQLREGQTPLNALASVLPMGTVSGAPKIRAMQIIDELEPTRRGPYGGSFGYIAFDGSLDMALTLRTMVIAGGKVHIQAGAGIVADSDPASEEQETRSKAAALMRAVEMAAGGL
- a CDS encoding 1,4-alpha-glucan branching enzyme; protein product: MSQILPLDHAHLQKLVTSDLVRPDQMLGAHQVTENGVAGVRFGVWAPNAQHVSVVGDFNGWNGFDNAMQRLDFGFWSAFVPAALHGQRYKYRVTGASGLTEDKMDPYGTFFEVRPSTSSIVWDQPFDWTDGAWMENRTQNFDRPVSVYEVHAPSWAKRDDGWFLNYRDFAHRLGEYASYMGYTHVELLGVMEHPFDGSWGYQVTGYYAPTSRMGSPEDFKYLVDHLHGLNIGVILDWVPGHFPTDVAGLANFDGGPLFEYADPRKGYHNDWNTLIFDYGRNEVVMFLVGSALKWLQDFHVDGLRVDAVASMLYLDFSRTEWIPNIHGGRENLEAIAFLKRLNEVTHHLAPGCMIIAEESTSFPGVTTPSPHGLGFDYKWAMGWMNDTLRYFEEDPLWRKYHHHALTFFNAYRTSENYVLAISHDEVVHLKKSLVAKMPGDWYMQRANYRAFLAMMWTTPGKKLLFMGQEFAQPTEWNHDAGLPWYLADVPDHRGIMNLVRRLNELYVGRTDWHAGDTLDEGLQWISADDVENSVYAYVRRDPGSGAWSLVVANMTPVYRDLYPVGVPEAGEYRVLLSTDDGEYGGFGTQQPDLSAKAEAWNGQSHHLRLSLPPTSVLVLEPVEAAAVTTTALKSRGAVQKAVDIEAMLPKSLQVTSIEPV
- the hisH gene encoding imidazole glycerol phosphate synthase subunit HisH, which produces MSDQPEVLLLDYGAGNVRSAAKALARAGMRVRVSADPADVPGARAVVVPGQGHFRQVMEAFESSGFHAPVMAAAHAGTPILGICVGMQMLLTDSEEAPGVAGLNLIPGTVRKFEAVPERKVPQMGWNSMRSVGDSALLRGLPAPAHAYFVHSYYVPATVRVDHGALTDYGVPFWAAFSVGNLHATQFHPEKSGAVGLAILERFRRNVLEN
- the hisB gene encoding imidazoleglycerol-phosphate dehydratase HisB, translated to MSHPATPTPSSSASGRRGSINRRTSETDITVNLDLDSVSYPPPATGHGFFDHMLDALARHSRIGLTVQATGDLHIEPHHLIEDTGITLGQALAQALGDRKGIERYGSAFVPMDETLAHVVLDLSGRAHLAFEPETLDVWGTAGGMSHYHLREFLRGFCNHAGANLHVRVLAGREAHHVIEAIMKAFARALRDAVQVTSDGVASTKGSL
- a CDS encoding TetR/AcrR family transcriptional regulator — translated: MKISDVMTEERSKRTRARSPQAKAAMRTRLLDATLASLHHAEGWSVNAAAREAGLSKGTVYLYFDNAAALYIALLKEVIENRDNTQEAALVLRHAHVLADASEDERQEAARLVQILESRLTGQPAPDDGNWPACAALIGSTIFKESGLRELS
- a CDS encoding S8 family peptidase — its product is MARLTPIVSAGTLALTLLLASCGSQPTETALAAPDAAQAAGPDRAARIEAPLLGTANPDAIPGQYIVVMSEGSVSGLSAQGLSAQNAGSLIRALSLDPQGVTVQQVYTQAIEGFAGKLSAQNLQTLRADPRVKYIEQDGVMRANATQTGATWGLDRIDQRDLPLNGSYSYTPTGSGVTAYIIDTGINIGHTNFGGRAVWGTNTTGDGNNSDCQGHGTHVAGTVGSATWGVAKAVKLVAVKVLDCAGSGSNSGVIAGINWAVSNKTGPAVANMSLGGGASQAVDDAVNSASSRNLVMVVAAGNENQNACNVSPARAASAITVGSTTRTDARSSFSNFGSCVDIFAPGSDITSTWIGSTTATNTISGTSMASPHVAGAVALLLQGTPSGSSSAITSSLISASTPNKVTGAGTGSPNRLLFTGTGGTTPPPTGTTTTYTGSVSNRTSSYKPGTGGFSYAGGTLKGNLSAASGTDFDLFLQKYNGSAWADVASSEGSSSTEAISYAAGSGTYRWEVYAYSGSGNYTLVETK